From a single Apium graveolens cultivar Ventura chromosome 2, ASM990537v1, whole genome shotgun sequence genomic region:
- the LOC141706931 gene encoding sugar transport protein 7-like, which produces MAGGSFGPAGVAKERADQYQGRVTAYVIISCIVAAVGGSIFGYDIGISGGVTSMDEFLEKFFKTVYKKKQHAHESNYCKYNNQGLAAFTSSLYLSGLVATLIASPITRRYGRRISIIIGGLSFLIGAALNASAVDLGMLLLGRIMLGVGIGFGNQAVPLYLSEMAPTHLRGGLNMMFQLATTMGIFTANMVNYGTSKLHPWGWRLSLGLAAAPALLMTVGGLLLPETPNSLIEQGRREKGRQVLERIRGTKNVDAEFEDMVDASELANSIKHPFRNILKRRNRPQLIMAIFMPMFQILTGINSILFYAPVLFQSMGFKGNASLISSALTGAVLCSSTGVSIALVDKWGRRPLLIVGGIQMIVCQIIVATILGLKFGNDQELTKGYSIVVVTVICLFVAAFGWSWGPLGWTVPSEIFPLETRSAGQSITVAVNLFFTFVIAQSFLSLLCALKFGFFLFFAGCVTIMTIFVYIFLPETKGVPIEEMILMWQKHWFWKKIVSEHSDESVVKPENSLGA; this is translated from the exons atggCAGGAGGGTCATTTGGTCCGGCAGGAGTGGCGAAAGAAAGAGCTGATCAGTACCAAGGGAGAGTCACAGCATATGTTATCATTTCTTGCATTGTCGCTGCTGTTGGTGGTTCAATTTTCGGCTATGACATTGGTATTTCAG GTGGAGTTACATCAATGGATGAATTTCTTGAGAAATTCTTTAAAACAGTATACAAAAAGAAGCAACATGCCCATGAAAGTAACTACTGCAAGTACAACAATCAAGGGCTTGCAGCATTTACTTCATCTTTATATCTGTCTGGTTTGGTTGCAACTTTGATTGCATCCCCAATCACTAGGAGGTATGGACGTCGAATAAGTATAATTATTGGTGGACTCAGCTTTCTCATTGGAGCTGCTCTTAATGCATCTGCAGTCGACTTAGGGATGCTTCTTCTGGGCCGTATCATGCTGGGTGTTGGCATTGGGTTTGGAAATCAG GCTGTTCCGCTCTATCTGTCAGAAATGGCACCGACTCATCTCAGAGGAGGCTTAAACATGATGTTTCAGTTAGCAACTACAATGGGTATATTCACAGCAAATATGGTCAACTACGGTACATCTAAACTTCATCCGTGGGGATGGAGACTCTCACTTGGACTGGCTGCAGCACCAGCTCTCTTAATGACCGTTGGGGGATTACTACTTCCAGAGACGCCAAACAGCTTAATTGAACAAGGTAGGAGAGAAAAGGGAAGACAAGTTCTTGAAAGAATTAGAGGAACAAAGAATGTGGATGCAGAGTTTGAGGACATGGTAGATGCAAGTGAACTAGCAAACTCAATCAAACATCCCTTTAGAAACATCCTAAAGAGGAGAAATAGACCACAATTGATCATGGCAATCTTCATGCCAATGTTCCAGATCCTCACAGGAATCAATTCTATTCTCTTTTACGCACCAGTTCTGTTTCAGAGTATGGGGTTCAAAGGAAATGCTTCTCTCATTTCATCAGCCTTAACCGGAGCAGTTCTTTGTTCCTCCACAGGTGTATCAATAGCCTTGGTGGACAAATGGGGTCGAAGGCCTTTACTGATAGTAGGAGGTATCCAAATGATTGTCTGCCAG ATAATTGTTGCAACAATTTTGGGGCTCAAGTTTGGCAATGACCAAGAGCTCACAAAAGGCTACTCAATCGTGGTAGTGACCGTCATCTGCCTGTTTGTTGCAGCATTCGGATGGTCATGGGGTCCGCTTGGTTGGACAGTGCCAAGTGAAATATTTCCATTAGAAACTCGCTCAGCAGGACAAAGCATCACAGTGGCAGTAAACCTTTTCTTCACATTCGTCATAGCGCAGTCTTTCCTTTCCCTCCTATGTGCTCTAAAGTTCGGATTTTTCCTATTCTTTGCTGGCTGTGTGACAATCATGACAATTTTTGTGTACATTTTCCTTCCGGAGACTAAAGGAGTTCCTATCGAAGAAATGATCCTAATGTGGCAGAAGCATTGGTTCTGGAAAAAGATTGTGTCTGAACATTCTGATGAAAGTGTTGTGAAGCCTGAGAATTCGTTAGGGGCTTAG